A part of Actinomycetota bacterium genomic DNA contains:
- a CDS encoding ATPase translates to MDVFQQLDRIEDLIVSSKHVPFSNSVMVNEAELFELLDEFRSSLPEELKQARWMVKEKQEIMEEARKEAERIREEAQEERRRLIEETEIIKAARAEAERIVEEAQAQAREIRLEAEDYADERLANLEVTCYKLLEVIKRARERLQGRGEESGEREEMDLD, encoded by the coding sequence ATGGACGTCTTTCAGCAACTGGACCGGATCGAGGATCTCATCGTCTCCAGTAAACACGTTCCCTTCTCCAATTCGGTGATGGTCAACGAGGCGGAGCTCTTCGAGCTCCTGGACGAGTTTCGCAGCTCCCTTCCTGAGGAACTGAAGCAGGCCCGCTGGATGGTCAAGGAAAAGCAGGAGATCATGGAGGAAGCGCGCAAGGAGGCGGAGCGTATCCGGGAGGAGGCTCAGGAGGAGAGAAGGCGCCTCATCGAGGAGACGGAGATCATCAAGGCAGCCAGGGCGGAGGCGGAGAGGATCGTGGAGGAGGCCCAGGCCCAGGCGCGGGAAATACGCCTGGAGGCGGAGGACTACGCCGACGAACGCCTGGCCAACCTGGAGGTCACCTGCTACAAGCTCCTCGAGGTGATCAAGCGGGCCAGGGAGAGGTTGCAGGGCCGCGGGGAGGAGTCCGGGGAAAGGGAGGAAATGGATTTGGACTGA
- a CDS encoding DUF177 domain-containing protein, with amino-acid sequence MGKTLDSRLLKVPVAGLMKKLFTRERFGADLDVGLGEQGLFERGGRGGLRLDLWLESSPDGIRVKGTLRGSMALECTRCLEEYRQELDIWVDEFYRRPGIGAVSPEGRPLPREMEVPEDDEYLIEEGTIDLNVLVNDAVILNLPIKHLCSPECRGLCPYCGANLNRGDCGCRVEEIDPRLEVLRKLLEEEA; translated from the coding sequence ATGGGCAAGACCCTCGATTCGAGGCTGCTCAAGGTCCCCGTGGCCGGCCTGATGAAGAAGCTGTTCACCCGGGAGAGGTTCGGCGCCGATCTCGACGTGGGGCTCGGCGAACAAGGCCTCTTCGAGAGGGGCGGCCGAGGCGGATTGAGGCTCGACCTCTGGCTGGAGAGCAGCCCCGACGGGATACGGGTCAAGGGCACCCTGCGGGGTTCCATGGCCCTGGAGTGCACGCGCTGCCTGGAGGAATACCGGCAGGAGCTGGACATCTGGGTGGACGAGTTTTACCGGCGCCCGGGCATCGGGGCGGTCTCCCCGGAGGGCAGGCCGTTGCCCCGGGAAATGGAGGTCCCGGAGGATGACGAGTACCTCATAGAGGAAGGGACCATCGACCTAAACGTGCTGGTGAACGACGCCGTCATCCTCAACCTCCCCATCAAGCACCTGTGCAGCCCGGAGTGCCGGGGCCTGTGCCCCTACTGCGGGGCCAATCTCAACCGGGGCGATTGCGGGTGCCGGGTGGAGGAAATCGACCCCCGCCTGGAGGTCCTGCGCAAGTTGCTGGAGGAGGAGGCCTGA
- the rpmF gene encoding 50S ribosomal protein L32, giving the protein MAVPKRKKSRSRTASRRARWTSRPLPRSICPQCHSLKLPHRACPNCGTYNGREILETE; this is encoded by the coding sequence ATGGCGGTACCCAAGCGGAAGAAATCCCGCTCCCGCACCGCTTCCAGGCGGGCGCGCTGGACTTCCCGTCCGCTTCCCAGGTCCATATGTCCACAGTGCCATTCCCTCAAGCTCCCCCACCGCGCCTGCCCCAACTGCGGGACCTACAACGGCAGGGAGATCCTGGAGACGGAGTGA
- the plsX gene encoding phosphate acyltransferase PlsX yields MSGPQVVVALDAMGGDHAPQATVRGALDARDELGIRVLLVGDRDVLQRSLEEEGRGELPILHAPEVIGMEEEGALAVRSQENSSLVVAATAVREGKAQAMVSAGNTGAAMAASLLSWGRIRGAKRPAVAVVLPPPDSPTLLLDAGANADCRPEHLRQFALLGSAYASLRFGLERPRVGLLNIGSEEGKGNQLAREAYELLSSEERINFVGNLEGRDIAGDAADVVVTDGFTGNVTLKVVEGVASFITRRLLAGLSSLSEEEMKPVLPTLLKLREELDYRTIGGAPLLGVKGVCIIAHGSSDALAIKNSLRVAAEAVEMGLVERTELLLAGKGHEG; encoded by the coding sequence ATGTCCGGACCGCAGGTCGTAGTAGCCCTGGACGCCATGGGCGGGGACCATGCGCCCCAGGCTACCGTGCGCGGGGCCCTGGACGCTCGCGATGAGCTGGGCATACGGGTCCTCCTGGTTGGTGACCGGGATGTTCTGCAGCGCAGCCTGGAGGAGGAGGGGAGGGGAGAACTGCCCATACTCCATGCCCCCGAGGTCATCGGCATGGAAGAGGAAGGGGCGCTGGCGGTCAGGAGCCAGGAGAATTCCTCCCTGGTGGTGGCGGCCACGGCGGTCCGGGAGGGAAAAGCCCAGGCCATGGTCTCGGCGGGCAACACGGGCGCGGCCATGGCCGCCTCCCTGTTGAGCTGGGGAAGGATCAGGGGAGCGAAGCGGCCTGCGGTGGCGGTAGTCCTTCCGCCCCCCGATTCCCCCACCCTGCTCCTGGATGCCGGAGCCAACGCCGACTGCCGCCCGGAGCACCTGAGGCAGTTCGCCCTCCTGGGAAGCGCTTACGCCTCCCTGCGCTTCGGGCTGGAGAGGCCCAGGGTAGGTCTCCTGAACATCGGCTCGGAGGAGGGGAAAGGCAACCAGCTGGCCCGAGAGGCCTACGAGCTGCTTTCCTCCGAGGAGAGGATAAACTTCGTGGGCAATCTCGAGGGGAGGGATATCGCCGGTGACGCGGCGGACGTGGTGGTGACCGACGGGTTCACTGGAAACGTCACCTTGAAGGTGGTGGAGGGAGTGGCCTCCTTCATCACCCGGAGGCTTCTCGCCGGCTTGAGCTCGCTGAGCGAGGAGGAAATGAAGCCCGTCCTGCCCACCCTGCTGAAGCTGAGGGAGGAATTGGATTACCGCACCATCGGAGGGGCGCCGCTGCTTGGGGTTAAGGGGGTGTGCATCATCGCCCACGGCAGCTCCGATGCCCTGGCGATCAAGAATTCCCTTCGCGTGGCCGCGGAGGCGGTGGAGATGGGGCTGGTGGAGCGGACGGAACTCCTCCTGGCGGGAAAGGGGCATGAGGGATGA
- the rnc gene encoding ribonuclease III translates to MRLRRRRRKRLPVEELLGVTFRDPKLLSQALTHRSYAHEASLETGETNERLEFLGDAVLDLVISDHLFRHYRDLDEGKLTRIRSYLVNMSSLAELAREIGLGEHLLLSRDERADGGAEKSSIISDALEALIGAVYLDQGLEAAREMVLRIFRERLEEAASGDLDFDYKSRLQELAVKEKGVLPRYRLREEGPDHCKVFHAVVYVGDRRMGSGSGSSKKEAEQAAARDALRRHKDMGAGRGKPGRK, encoded by the coding sequence ATGAGGCTGCGGAGGAGACGTCGGAAGAGGCTGCCGGTGGAGGAACTTCTGGGCGTCACCTTCCGGGATCCGAAACTTCTCTCCCAGGCGCTGACTCACCGCTCCTACGCTCACGAGGCTTCCCTGGAGACCGGGGAGACCAACGAGAGGCTGGAGTTCCTGGGGGATGCCGTGCTGGACCTGGTTATCTCCGACCACCTCTTCCGCCATTACCGCGACCTGGACGAGGGGAAGCTGACCCGCATCCGTTCCTACCTGGTGAACATGAGCTCGTTGGCCGAGCTGGCCCGGGAGATAGGCCTGGGCGAACACCTCCTGCTCAGCCGGGACGAGCGCGCCGACGGGGGAGCGGAAAAATCCTCCATCATCTCCGACGCCCTGGAGGCGCTGATCGGGGCCGTTTATCTCGACCAGGGGCTGGAGGCGGCACGAGAGATGGTGCTGCGCATCTTCAGGGAACGCCTGGAGGAGGCGGCCAGCGGTGACCTGGACTTCGATTACAAGTCCCGGCTCCAGGAACTGGCGGTCAAGGAGAAGGGGGTCCTTCCCCGCTATCGCCTGCGGGAGGAGGGGCCGGACCACTGCAAGGTGTTTCATGCCGTGGTCTACGTCGGGGACCGCAGGATGGGCTCGGGGAGCGGCAGCTCCAAGAAGGAGGCCGAGCAGGCGGCGGCCAGGGACGCCCTCCGCCGCCACAAGGATATGGGGGCAGGACGCGGAAAGCCCGGCAGGAAGTGA
- a CDS encoding DegV family protein: MAAIGIVTDSTAYLDPEYVGKHDIKVVPLKVILDDVSYREGVDISNEEFYRRLKQPGVFPTTSQPSAGEFLEAYKEMSGKYDSLVSIHISAGISGTCESARSAAVEMGDYPIRIVDSRFTGIQLAMLVDELVKGREAGMGLDELVSMVEEKIRQSSLLFMVATLEYLHRGGRIGGAQALMGSMLRIKPILYIDGTIDALEKVRGSGKALDRLVELAAERAGGRRVRVGLTHVQDEERMFELMEKVKKTLNCDPEEISWNETGPVIGAHVGPGTVGVGFF, translated from the coding sequence ATGGCCGCTATCGGTATCGTCACCGACTCCACCGCCTATCTCGACCCGGAGTATGTGGGCAAACATGACATCAAGGTGGTCCCTCTGAAGGTCATCCTGGACGACGTCTCCTACCGGGAAGGTGTGGACATCAGCAATGAGGAGTTCTACCGGCGCCTGAAGCAGCCCGGGGTTTTTCCCACCACCTCTCAGCCCTCGGCGGGGGAATTCCTGGAGGCTTACAAGGAGATGTCCGGCAAGTATGATTCCCTCGTAAGCATCCATATCTCGGCCGGCATCAGCGGCACTTGCGAGTCCGCGCGCTCGGCGGCTGTGGAGATGGGAGATTATCCCATCCGCATCGTGGATTCCCGCTTTACTGGCATACAGCTGGCTATGCTCGTCGACGAGCTGGTGAAGGGCAGGGAGGCCGGCATGGGCCTGGATGAACTGGTGTCCATGGTGGAGGAGAAGATAAGGCAGAGCAGCCTCCTGTTCATGGTGGCCACCCTCGAATACCTGCACCGGGGAGGGAGGATCGGCGGGGCCCAGGCCCTCATGGGTTCCATGCTGCGTATCAAACCCATCCTGTACATAGACGGAACCATCGACGCCCTGGAGAAGGTGAGGGGGTCAGGTAAAGCCCTGGACCGCCTGGTGGAACTGGCGGCGGAAAGGGCCGGGGGTCGCAGGGTCCGGGTGGGACTGACCCACGTACAGGACGAGGAGCGCATGTTCGAACTCATGGAGAAGGTGAAGAAGACCCTCAACTGCGACCCGGAGGAGATATCCTGGAACGAGACCGGGCCGGTCATCGGCGCCCACGTGGGCCCGGGCACGGTGGGGGTCGGCTTCTTTTAA
- the smc gene encoding chromosome segregation protein SMC produces MYLKTLTARGFKSFADRISLDFEPGISVIVGPNGSGKSNIADAVLWVLGEQSPRNLRGSRMEDVIFAGSATRQAMNMAEVSLSLDNSDRRLPVDFPEVIITRRLFRTGESEYLLNNVPCRLVDIQEILSDLGVGRELTAVVGQNRLDAIIRSGPEERRAFIEEAAGLRKHRRRKEKALRKLEGMERNLVRIKDIISEVNKQLRPLERQARLAGEYQALTSEIRDLSIRILVAELEELKGQWDNRRQEEERLLGDLKAVEERMEEVRERRGVLENLLRDLREDLEGCRRREMRLLALGERLISCRQLGRERLKLFAALLGEASLREGWVSRREERLGRMAALREELAEAEEAARRAEEEEGALRVEEEELSRRREAQRADLDRLRRVLQEGRERLKSLASETARKKERLSDLDKELEELEDERRSLKEERDNLEERIGAREEELGELRMRRREVEERIHALRADLARFEEELESVSRKQRRSYQEEALVVARLRALQEVFSSRIDYAAAAARVLEESAGRPGVLGMLLHHLRVPEEWEKALESYLGPWLFCVLTRELKDALEAVRRLKKEEEGFGLFLPLAELELSAMEEAAELANRCGGTAALSVVECPPEIRPAVTYLLGDVVFCTDLEEAEGKAELYPKLTFVTAEGDVVAPRRLVKGGARPRNPFHLIARRREIEELQEMLDLCDEESVTLEARRKSVLTTVSSLRRELDALAGEKKVLEDAVRESEVALRSMLGEVEDRTARAQALEEKSRRLREEKERLLSGIKEGEEEKARRKRAVEEAEVPLREAESAWEDLRRREAELRERQQDLRARRASLEERLFHLRRRLEELESEEAQAAPVLPDDLSGRSRAQEELLELVEGLQERHQRLTSLTREQEEGLRRGLQEREEELERLRAELEELESRRAELQEAAHNRDLATAQLKLRVDLLVQRLLEEHKIPLETALSDYRPSEPLPEMKSRLSDLERRREMLGQVNLRAVEEYQALKERHDFLLAQVEDLRESKASLLKVVRAIDREIIRIFQQTYEEVNGHFQEFFEKLFPQGRAELILSDPTDLLNTGVDIEAQPRGKRLKKLTLLSGGETALTSLAFLFAIFKTRPSPFYFLDEVEAALDDVNLHRFLNLLKDLRKDSQLIVITHQKRTMEIAEVIYGVTMQASGISRVVSQRLEEAERLAQTGTA; encoded by the coding sequence ATGTATCTCAAGACTTTGACCGCCCGGGGTTTCAAGTCCTTCGCCGATCGCATATCCCTCGATTTCGAGCCCGGCATCTCGGTTATCGTGGGGCCCAACGGGAGCGGTAAGAGTAACATCGCCGACGCCGTCCTGTGGGTCCTGGGCGAGCAGAGCCCCCGCAACCTGCGGGGCAGCCGCATGGAGGACGTTATCTTCGCCGGGAGCGCCACCCGGCAGGCGATGAACATGGCCGAGGTCTCCCTCTCCCTGGACAATTCAGACCGCCGTCTCCCGGTGGATTTTCCCGAGGTGATCATAACCCGCCGCCTCTTCCGCACCGGGGAGAGCGAATACCTCCTGAACAACGTCCCCTGCCGCCTGGTGGACATACAGGAGATCCTCTCCGACCTCGGTGTGGGCCGGGAGCTGACCGCGGTCGTCGGCCAGAACCGGCTGGACGCCATCATCCGCAGCGGGCCCGAGGAGAGGCGGGCCTTCATCGAGGAAGCCGCCGGCCTGCGCAAGCACCGACGCCGCAAGGAGAAGGCGCTGCGTAAGCTGGAGGGCATGGAGCGCAACCTGGTCCGGATCAAGGACATCATCTCCGAGGTGAACAAGCAGCTGCGACCCCTGGAGAGACAGGCCCGCCTCGCGGGGGAATACCAGGCCCTGACCTCGGAGATCCGGGACCTTTCCATCCGCATCCTGGTGGCCGAGCTGGAGGAACTCAAGGGACAGTGGGACAACCGGCGTCAGGAGGAGGAACGGCTGCTCGGGGACCTTAAGGCCGTCGAGGAGCGCATGGAAGAGGTCAGAGAGCGCCGTGGCGTCCTGGAAAACCTCCTGCGCGACCTCAGGGAGGATCTGGAGGGTTGCCGGCGCCGGGAGATGAGGTTGCTGGCGCTGGGGGAGAGGCTGATCTCCTGCCGTCAACTGGGACGGGAGAGGCTCAAGCTCTTCGCCGCCCTGCTGGGCGAGGCTTCGCTGCGGGAAGGGTGGGTCTCCCGTAGGGAGGAACGGCTGGGAAGGATGGCCGCCCTCAGGGAGGAGCTCGCGGAGGCAGAGGAAGCCGCCCGCCGGGCGGAGGAAGAGGAGGGCGCGCTCCGGGTCGAGGAGGAAGAGTTGTCCCGGCGCAGGGAGGCGCAGCGGGCGGACCTGGACCGCTTGCGCCGGGTCCTCCAGGAAGGTCGCGAGCGGTTGAAGTCCCTGGCCTCCGAAACGGCGCGGAAAAAGGAGAGGCTTTCCGACCTGGACAAGGAGCTGGAGGAGTTGGAGGATGAGCGCCGCTCCCTCAAGGAGGAAAGGGATAATCTGGAAGAAAGGATTGGAGCTCGCGAGGAAGAGCTGGGAGAATTGAGAATGCGGCGGAGGGAAGTCGAGGAGAGGATCCACGCCCTCCGGGCCGACCTGGCCCGTTTCGAGGAGGAATTGGAGTCCGTGAGCCGTAAGCAGAGGCGCTCCTATCAGGAGGAGGCCCTGGTGGTGGCCAGGCTCCGCGCCCTCCAGGAAGTTTTTTCCTCCCGCATCGATTATGCCGCGGCGGCGGCCAGGGTGCTGGAGGAGAGCGCCGGCCGTCCGGGGGTGCTGGGCATGCTCCTCCACCACCTGAGGGTCCCCGAGGAATGGGAGAAGGCCCTGGAATCCTATCTCGGCCCCTGGCTCTTCTGCGTGCTCACCCGGGAGCTCAAGGATGCCCTGGAGGCGGTACGCCGGTTGAAGAAGGAGGAAGAGGGCTTCGGCCTCTTTTTACCCCTTGCGGAGCTGGAACTGTCGGCCATGGAAGAGGCCGCGGAGCTGGCGAACCGCTGCGGGGGGACGGCCGCTCTTTCGGTGGTGGAGTGCCCGCCCGAGATAAGGCCGGCCGTGACCTACCTCCTGGGGGACGTCGTCTTCTGTACCGACCTGGAGGAGGCGGAGGGGAAGGCGGAGTTGTATCCCAAGCTCACCTTCGTCACCGCCGAGGGCGACGTGGTGGCTCCCCGCCGGCTGGTGAAGGGTGGGGCTCGTCCGCGCAACCCATTCCACCTCATAGCCAGGAGGAGGGAGATCGAGGAGCTCCAGGAGATGCTGGACCTCTGCGATGAGGAATCGGTGACCCTGGAGGCACGGCGCAAGAGCGTGCTGACCACCGTTTCCTCCCTGCGCCGGGAGCTGGATGCCTTGGCCGGGGAGAAGAAGGTGCTGGAAGACGCGGTGCGGGAGTCCGAGGTCGCCCTGAGGTCCATGCTCGGGGAGGTTGAGGACCGGACGGCCAGGGCGCAGGCCTTGGAGGAGAAATCCCGGCGATTGAGGGAGGAAAAAGAGCGGCTGCTCTCGGGGATAAAGGAAGGGGAGGAAGAGAAAGCGCGGCGCAAGAGGGCCGTAGAGGAGGCGGAAGTTCCCCTGAGGGAAGCGGAGTCCGCATGGGAAGACCTCCGTCGCCGGGAAGCCGAGTTGCGGGAGAGGCAGCAGGACCTGCGCGCCAGGCGCGCCTCGCTGGAGGAAAGGCTTTTCCACCTCCGCAGGAGGCTTGAGGAGCTGGAATCGGAGGAAGCGCAAGCCGCTCCCGTGCTACCGGACGACCTCTCTGGACGCAGCCGGGCCCAGGAGGAACTCCTCGAATTGGTGGAAGGGCTGCAGGAAAGACATCAGCGGCTTACCTCGCTGACCAGGGAGCAGGAGGAGGGTCTGCGCCGCGGGCTGCAGGAGAGGGAGGAGGAACTGGAGAGGCTGCGGGCGGAACTGGAGGAGCTGGAGTCCCGCCGCGCTGAGCTCCAGGAGGCGGCTCACAACCGGGACCTGGCCACCGCCCAGCTCAAGCTCCGCGTGGACCTGTTAGTCCAGCGTCTCCTCGAGGAGCACAAGATTCCCCTGGAGACGGCCCTTTCGGATTACCGGCCCAGCGAGCCCCTACCGGAAATGAAGTCCAGGCTGTCAGACCTCGAGAGGCGGAGGGAGATGCTGGGGCAGGTCAACCTGCGCGCGGTGGAGGAATACCAGGCCCTCAAGGAGAGGCACGATTTCCTGCTCGCTCAGGTGGAGGACCTGCGGGAGAGCAAGGCCTCCCTGCTCAAGGTGGTGCGGGCCATAGACCGGGAGATCATCCGCATCTTCCAGCAGACCTACGAGGAGGTCAACGGGCATTTCCAGGAATTCTTCGAGAAACTCTTCCCCCAGGGGAGGGCGGAGCTTATACTCTCCGATCCCACCGACCTCCTCAACACCGGGGTGGACATCGAGGCCCAGCCGAGGGGAAAGAGGCTCAAGAAGCTGACCCTGCTCTCGGGAGGGGAAACCGCCCTCACCTCCCTGGCTTTCCTCTTCGCCATTTTCAAAACCCGGCCAAGCCCTTTCTATTTTCTTGATGAGGTGGAGGCCGCCCTGGACGACGTGAACCTGCACCGCTTCCTGAACCTGCTCAAGGATCTGAGGAAGGACTCCCAGCTCATCGTGATCACCCACCAGAAGCGGACCATGGAGATCGCCGAGGTCATTTACGGGGTGACCATGCAGGCCTCGGGCATCTCCCGGGTGGTCAGCCAGAGGCTGGAGGAGGCGGAGCGCTTGGCCCAGACGGGCACCGCCTGA
- the ftsY gene encoding signal recognition particle-docking protein FtsY: MKEERKLKREERRREKEERKRREKEEKARLKAEKKELRERRKREKREAAEELLELPDLEAAVEGASITATREGAEEAAPLPDAVTTAESAEPATKATQAAMAPLPEAPEEVVVPESEAAREFPEGAEGKEGWLSRLRRGLSRSRTNIFAPLARAMASRRFDEAFWEEVEDILVGADVGMEMTIHLVDRVKERVVREDLREPEELMAAFREEVAELLDQGDRTLRYAASGPSVFLVVGVNGTGKTTTIAKLAHLLRKEGKRVILAAGDTFRAAGIEQLETWGQRVGVHTVKHRQGADAAAVVHDAVEAALARGMDVVIADTAGRLHTKVNLMEELKKIKRVAERRAPVTETLLVIDATTGQNGLIQARQFKEAVEVTGVVLTKLDGTAKGGIVVAIAHELGIPIKFIGVGEKLDDLHPFDPREFAEALFS, translated from the coding sequence ATGAAAGAGGAGAGGAAGCTGAAGAGGGAGGAACGCAGGCGGGAGAAGGAGGAGCGCAAGAGAAGGGAAAAGGAGGAAAAGGCCCGCCTGAAAGCGGAGAAGAAGGAGCTCCGGGAGAGAAGGAAGAGGGAGAAGAGGGAGGCTGCCGAGGAACTCCTGGAACTCCCCGACCTGGAGGCGGCGGTAGAGGGCGCGTCCATCACCGCCACCCGGGAGGGTGCGGAGGAGGCCGCGCCGTTGCCGGATGCAGTAACCACGGCGGAGAGCGCTGAGCCAGCCACGAAAGCGACGCAGGCCGCCATGGCTCCCCTGCCAGAGGCTCCGGAAGAAGTCGTGGTACCGGAATCGGAGGCCGCCCGGGAGTTCCCGGAGGGGGCCGAGGGGAAGGAGGGGTGGCTCTCCCGCCTCCGCAGAGGACTCTCCAGGAGCCGGACCAACATCTTCGCTCCCCTGGCCAGGGCCATGGCCTCGAGGCGTTTCGACGAGGCCTTCTGGGAGGAGGTGGAGGACATCCTGGTGGGGGCCGACGTGGGCATGGAGATGACCATTCACCTGGTGGACCGGGTGAAGGAACGCGTGGTCCGGGAAGACCTCCGCGAGCCGGAGGAACTTATGGCCGCCTTCCGGGAGGAAGTGGCCGAGCTCCTAGACCAGGGGGATCGAACCCTGCGTTACGCCGCTTCCGGTCCCAGCGTGTTCCTGGTGGTGGGGGTGAACGGTACGGGCAAGACCACCACCATCGCCAAGCTGGCCCACCTGTTGAGAAAGGAGGGCAAGCGGGTCATCCTGGCCGCGGGGGACACCTTCCGCGCTGCGGGAATCGAGCAGCTGGAAACCTGGGGCCAGCGGGTGGGCGTGCATACCGTGAAGCACCGCCAGGGTGCCGATGCCGCCGCCGTGGTCCACGACGCGGTGGAAGCGGCCCTGGCCCGAGGCATGGACGTGGTCATCGCCGATACCGCGGGGCGGCTGCACACCAAGGTGAACCTCATGGAGGAGCTGAAGAAGATAAAGCGGGTGGCGGAGCGCCGGGCCCCGGTCACCGAGACCCTCCTGGTCATCGACGCCACCACAGGTCAGAACGGCCTCATCCAGGCCCGCCAGTTCAAGGAGGCGGTGGAGGTGACCGGCGTGGTCCTCACCAAGCTGGACGGCACGGCCAAGGGGGGGATCGTGGTGGCCATCGCCCACGAGCTGGGCATCCCCATCAAGTTCATCGGCGTGGGGGAGAAGCTGGATGACCTGCATCCCTTCGACCCCCGGGAGTTCGCCGAAGCCCTCTTCTCCTGA
- a CDS encoding PAS domain-containing sensor histidine kinase: MEDLHRILVESLGDAVMILDAQGRIRYANPAAERLLALTGCARKGNKFQDFVHRQDLPLWEEIFSPEVVRDECLETLLRLRAHDGALRHVRVRAADFRGRPPLDGFLVELCDVAEMVEMRRELERKEEELREFRTIVETANYGVAIADPDGYLLYVNPYFAAVHGYSPRDLVGKNLLVFHSPEQREEIMEINRRLLEEGSYSNLEVWHVHRDGSPFPMLMNAVVIRDEEGNPLYLAATAVDISERKRWEEEREAYSERLEEMVEERTRELAEANRRLSEEIEERARVERELQMRNLELDAFAHSVAHDLRGSVSVVDGFARSALSALREGDEGLASECLQMIMEAGKRMEHFIESLLAYARAGHRQELMEETRLDFVVREVAETLREEMKRAGARMDIVGPLPAVLADHVLLYQVLYNLASNALKYCPAERKPHIELGCRLEGERAILWMRDNGIGISPEDRENIFQPFTRVGDHPSLGMGIGLATVKRAVDNWGGEIWVESTPGEGSTFFFTVPLA; this comes from the coding sequence ATGGAGGATTTGCACCGCATCCTAGTGGAGTCCCTCGGGGACGCGGTGATGATACTGGACGCGCAGGGCCGCATCCGCTACGCCAATCCAGCCGCGGAACGACTCCTCGCCCTCACAGGCTGCGCAAGAAAAGGCAATAAATTCCAGGATTTCGTTCACCGGCAGGACCTCCCGCTCTGGGAGGAAATATTTTCCCCTGAAGTCGTGCGAGACGAATGCTTGGAAACGCTACTCCGCTTGCGTGCCCATGACGGCGCCCTGCGCCACGTCCGGGTGAGGGCGGCCGATTTCCGAGGCCGGCCGCCCCTGGACGGCTTCCTGGTGGAGCTGTGCGACGTCGCCGAGATGGTGGAGATGCGCCGGGAACTGGAGCGGAAGGAGGAGGAGCTGCGGGAGTTCAGGACCATCGTGGAGACCGCCAATTACGGGGTGGCCATTGCCGATCCCGACGGCTACCTCCTCTACGTGAACCCCTACTTCGCCGCCGTGCACGGCTATTCTCCAAGGGACTTAGTTGGGAAGAACCTCTTAGTCTTCCATAGCCCGGAACAGCGGGAGGAGATAATGGAGATTAACCGGCGCCTCCTGGAGGAGGGAAGTTATTCCAACCTCGAGGTATGGCACGTCCACCGTGACGGCTCCCCCTTTCCCATGCTCATGAACGCCGTGGTCATCCGGGACGAGGAAGGGAATCCCCTATACCTGGCGGCCACGGCAGTGGATATCAGCGAAAGGAAGAGATGGGAGGAAGAGAGGGAGGCCTACAGCGAACGACTCGAGGAGATGGTGGAAGAGCGAACCCGGGAGCTGGCGGAGGCGAACCGGAGGCTGAGCGAGGAGATAGAGGAGAGGGCCCGCGTGGAGAGGGAGCTGCAGATGCGTAACCTGGAGCTGGACGCCTTCGCCCACTCCGTGGCCCATGACCTGCGCGGAAGCGTCTCGGTGGTGGACGGGTTCGCCCGCAGCGCGCTTTCCGCTCTACGGGAAGGAGACGAGGGTTTGGCCTCCGAGTGCCTGCAGATGATCATGGAGGCCGGGAAGCGCATGGAACATTTTATCGAGAGTCTCCTGGCCTATGCCCGCGCCGGACACCGGCAGGAGCTTATGGAGGAAACCAGGCTGGATTTCGTGGTCCGGGAGGTCGCGGAGACCCTGCGGGAGGAAATGAAGAGGGCCGGGGCCAGGATGGACATCGTGGGCCCCCTCCCTGCCGTGCTAGCCGACCACGTCCTGCTCTACCAGGTCCTTTACAACCTGGCGAGCAACGCCCTGAAGTACTGTCCCGCGGAGAGGAAACCCCACATCGAACTCGGCTGCCGCCTGGAAGGGGAACGGGCGATCCTGTGGATGCGGGACAACGGGATAGGCATCTCCCCGGAGGACCGGGAGAATATCTTCCAGCCCTTCACCCGCGTGGGGGACCACCCCTCCCTGGGCATGGGCATCGGGCTGGCCACGGTGAAGCGCGCCGTGGACAACTGGGGAGGCGAGATATGGGTTGAATCCACGCCCGGAGAGGGCAGCACCTTCTTCTTCACCGTCCCCCTGGCCTGA
- a CDS encoding MjaI family restriction endonuclease, which produces MDTLPGQHALGIHEWDRRYNVDFFIRVGEKFIGIQVKPAGYPYLPQRQRATSSSRLNPKEPGKR; this is translated from the coding sequence ATGGATACTCTACCAGGCCAACATGCGCTGGGGATTCACGAATGGGACCGCCGGTATAATGTGGATTTCTTCATAAGGGTGGGCGAAAAGTTCATTGGTATTCAGGTAAAGCCTGCAGGGTACCCGTATTTGCCACAAAGGCAGAGAGCCACCTCTTCATCCCGGCTGAATCCAAAGGAACCCGGAAAGAGGTAG